In the Rhodoferax fermentans genome, AGGCTGGCCCGAAAAGGCAGTTCGGCAGTCCCGCCACCGTGCAAACCAATCTTGCTGCCTTGCGGGTTACCCAGGTGGCGGACTGGTGAATGGCACAGCAGTGCATGCCGGTTGCATCCAAGAACGATGGCACCGAACAAGGGTGCTGGGTCTTCGGTCGGCGGCAGCGCGGCCGCCCACGGTTCACAAACGCGAAAGGCCACGACGGTCTGGCCTGCCAGTGCGGGAAACAGAAAGGGGCCGCGCATGGCTTACTTCCCTGCGGTCTTCTGCATCTGCGTTACGCCGATGTACCAGCTTGGGATCAGTCCAGCCAGGTCAGTGGTAGCCGCAGGTTTGCCCGACGCAGAGTCCACGCAATAGGCTTGGATGGTTTTTCCGTCTGTTGAGCGCATGCGATGAAAGACCACACACCGTCCCACCTCCCAGTCAGCGTCGTAATCCACCATGGCAATCGCCACATCGGGCAAGTCCTTGAAATCTTTGGCCTCCTTCCAAACCGTCGCAACGAGACCATACGCGGCCAAAATTTTGGCGATCAGGTCGCCGTCGATATAGGGGTAGTACGGCCCTGCTTTGGGCACGCCCAGCGTTTCCGCCTGTTTACGGATGTCGTCCAACGTCTTGCCGTTGCCGACAAGGGAGGCGATGACGCAGTACACATCTGCATGCCGGTCTTCGCCTGCTGCGACGCGCTTGAAGTGGGGTTGAAAATTTGAGGAGGTAAGTGCTGTAGCCATGGATTGGTTCCTTGAAAGGTTGAAATCAACGCGCAGGGCAAAGCCAGCCCGAGTTGCCGATGGGCTCAGAGGTTCATGAATCAGGGGAGATTGGGCTTTGCGGCAGTGGGCTGGTGTCTGCCCTACGCGCTGGTCGGCGGCAAGCCTGCACTGAGTTGTGCTGTTGCCGTGACGTTTTCAGTGTAAGCGCCTACCAACAACCAACGCGAACACAATAACTTTGCCAGACAGCACGTCTTGCCAAGTGCCTCCGTGCAGAAGGCATCAGGAGGTTTGCAATCCAGAAAGAAAAACGCCACAGGGTTTGTACCGCTGTGGCGTTTGATAGTAGCTTTGATATTTGCTTGTTGATATGCGGGCTGCTAAAATGCGGTAAATCCCTTAAAAATCAACAACTTATCAAGTTGTGTTCTGGCGGAAGCTGTGAGATTCGAACTCACGGATGTCGTAAAACATCGCCGGTTTTCAAGACCGGTGCCTTAAACCGCTCGGCCAAGCTTCCATGCCTGAATTGTAGCTTGAGGTGCCGGGCAACTCCGTTGTAGAGTTGTCAACTTGGTCCTGCCTTATGATTTGCCCGGTGCGACACCCCCGGCTCTTGCCATGCTTCAAGGAAACCACATGAAAGCCTTCCCTGCCGAAAGTCACCGCCTGTTTTCGCGCATCCCCTTCAGTGCGGCTGTGACACTGCACCTGCCTGGCAAAACGCTGGAGGTCAGCTTGCTGGACCTGGCACTCAAAGGCGCCTTGGTGCAAACCGATGTGCCTGAAGACGTTCAGCTTCAGGCGCCGTGTCGCCTGTTGTTGCCACTGTCCAACGACGGTGAGACGATTGAGATGGCAGGCACGGTGGCCCATTTGAAAGGCTGTCACATCGGCATGCGCTGTGAGCACATTGACCTGACCAGCCTGACCTTGTTGCGTCGCCTGCTGGAGCTCAACACCGGGGACGCCGATTTGATGGACCGCGAACTGTCCCACCTTTTCTCCAGTCGGCAGGCCTGAGCCAAGCCAAGTAACGGCGCACGATCAGGCGAGGTTACATTCCCGCCGCAACAAAGACAGCGCGTCACTGAGCTTGCTGTCGTGGTCACTCAACAGGGTGGATTGCGCTTCGGCCACAAAGTCCGACCACAGCCGGGTGTAGTCGTCCTGATGCTGCTCCGGCGCGTGTTCCTGCACAAACTGCGTCGCCTTCTCCGGGAAAAAGCCGCTTTTGCGCATCTTGCGGATCAGGGTGGCGGCTGACTTGTCGGTCAACAAGGTTTTGGGCGGACTGCCAGCTGCCACACACACACACAGGGTCAGCAGGGTGCCGTCGTCACCATGGCCCTGGGTCAGCTTGTCCCAGGCCGCTGAACGCGCACGGTCATGCTGGCTGACTTCACTCAAGGCATCTTCAATCCAGAAGTAGCGCCCCATGAATGCGGGCGTCTGGTCAAACAGCTTGCGCACGCCCAAACGTGCATCGAGCAATTTGGGCAAATCAGACACCACACTGTCACGCACAGAGGCCACTACCTCGCAGTACTCGGCAGGCAGGTTCTTGGGCAATACCAAGGATAAAGTGACTGCAGCCCCTTCCTTACGCCGCAACATTGCTATCATTTTCTCGAACATCGGCCAATCAGGCAGCTCCTTGCGCCGCGTAGCGGCCACCAGCAGGGCGGTACGGATCACTGCCTCGGCATCGGGCTCGTAGTCTTGCAACTCATCAGCGGCCAGCCCCAACTGGTCCGCCATCCACAAGGCGGCGTCCACCACCCGCGCCACACGTTGACGCGCCGCCAGTTCGACTTGAACCTCGGCAAAACTTGCCAAGGACCAGCGCGCCAGTTGCGGGATGTGTCGGTCCGAAAAACCACCACGTTCGTTCATGCCGAAGTGGGTGTTTTGCGGCATCACGATCATCGCCTTGAGCAGGTCCGAGCCCGCTTTGGAGCGCGACAGGAACGAGTGTTCACGCAACAAGGTGGCCGCCACACGCAGGTCACCCTCGCTGGCCAACTGCAGGTGCAGGCTGACCAGATTGACGATGCGGTCACGTGCTTTTTCAAGTTCGGGGCGCAGGAACTCGCTGCCAAAGTAGCGGGCGATCTGCACCATGCCTTTGGGCGCTTCCTCACGGATGGCGTCGAGTTTGGCGGCATCGATCAGCCCATGCTGGACACCGTACAACAGCGCCTTCTCGAAAAAAGGGCGCCCGTCAAACAACGAAACGGCACCAGAAACGTCAGCGGCAGATGGGGTGGTGGTTGGCATGTTTGGCTGGGCGGGCATCAAGGCCGGCCCACAAGGCTAGATGGCGGATTCTTCGTCTGACTCGCGCGCTGCGGGTGTGGCTTTGCCCAGGTCGGTGTCACGGGTCTCCACCTTGCCATCGTCCTCGGGCAGGTCTTCGGCATCCAGCCCCAGCTCAAAAGCCCGCGCTTTGGCACGCAACACCAGCAGCATTTCAATGAACAGGTCGGGCAACTCGTGGCGCAGCAGCCAGGCCAGTTGCATCCAGTCCTGGTCAGCCACCTCGTCTTGGTCCACACGCGGGCGCGCCCACGCGTTGGCGCGCAGGTCGTCTTCGGAGACCATGTCGCCGTCATCCTCGACGGTGTCAAACACACCGGCACGGGCGAAAGCCTCCACACGGCTCCACTTTTCCTCAAAGTAGTCGGCCAGTGCCTCGCTGCCACCTTCCAGGTCACCAATCGCGGTCAAAAACGCCAGCGGGTCGGCACCATCACGGAAGATCACCGAGTTCATCATGCCGCGCAAATGGCCACGGGTCAGGTCGCGGTACTGCTTTTCAATGACCACGGCGCGGGCAAACTGCTCGGGCGTGAGCATCAGGTTGATGATGGATGACTTGGAGTTGTCGTACTCGCGGATCACCGCCAACACGTCTTTGGGAGGCAGCTCGGCGAGCACCTCCATCAGCGCGCCATCGCCCTGGGTATCGGCCAGTTCAACCAGCGCCGACTCGGCGCCCACGATGTCACCGGCGGCAATCAGGGATTGGGTTTTTTCGATCAGGGCCAAATGTTTCATGTCACTCCTTGCGGTCAAAACCCTGGCCTTCGAGCCAGTCAGCGCTGGCTTCGTCGTGGTCCTGGTCGGTCCTGTGGGCGTGGTCATCATCCGCGTCAAAGTCGTGACCATGGTCCAGATGGCGGGCCTGCGAACGGCTGCCGTGGTCGGTGTGTTCCGCGGGCTCCTCGTCGTTGGCATGGTCTTGCTGGTGCGGCGACGGCCTCTGGTACAGGTACTCCAGCGTGGCAGCCACCGTCATGAACCAATCACCCATCGGCTGCTTGAGCAACACGTCGGCCAGCTTGCTGGCCCACGGCGCCATCTGAACCGCATCCGCCAGACTGTCCCAGTCGGGGAACTCGTCGGACTCCAGGGTCAGCACATGTTCCATGACGGCTGGCAGCTTGAACTGGAAGCCACCATGAAAAACCACCGCCACCATTTCAGGTGCGGTTTCCATCATCTGGCTTAAAAAAGTGAGCTGGCTGCGCTTTTCCTGCAAGCGCTGGCGCAGCACATCCTTGCCCTCGGAGTCCGAGGTCAGGTCATCAATCTCCGCCTGGTAGGCGTTGTGCAAAGCACGAAAAAATGCAGACATGCTCATCGCAGTTCCTTCCAAACGGCCGGCCTCAAACCAGGCGGCCAAAATAGTCAAGCCAGATCGCGCGTGCCGTCTCCAGAGGGTTGTCTAGCAGGTTGCGCTGGCGATTGTCATCATAGGCTTTGCGCCGGTCCGGGTCCGACAGCACCTCATACGCCTCTTGCACCGCACGAAACCGCGCCGGCGCTTGGGGCGAGTCGTTGCGATCGGGGTGATGCACGGACGCCTGCTGGCGAAAAGCCTTCTTGATATCGGCAAGTGAGGCCGAGCTGGGCAAACCCAAGGCGGCGTAATGGTCTTTATGCTGCATGAGGCATGTTGCGTAAGTGGCGCGTGGGGTAGCCCCCGTTAGCCGGGGTACGGTGCTGGGCGCGACCTGCGGGTCTGAACCCAAACCCACCCATCGCATAACTCATTGATAACAAGGCTTTCAGAAGCCGCCTGGACACTTGTATACCCGTGTTTTGCAGGGCTTCCTCAGGGGATGAATTATGCACCACGCCTTCTTCACCAGCGATGACACCTGACGCAGAGGAAGCGCAGATGCCCCTTCGCTGGTCAGCTTGCGTCTTGTCGGCTGCAACCGATGCAACACGCACCCACAGCGCTGTGGCATCATGCACCGCACTCATGCAACACTGCCTGTGTCAGTGTCAGTACACGTCACAACCCGAACTTGCGAGGGCTGCCATCCGTGAGACAACACCGGACCATCTGGATGAGAAGACTGTTAGCGCTGGGCGCGGTTGTCTGCAACATGTTTGTTGCCCCGGCTTTGGCCGCAGGTACCCAGAGCAGTTTTCTGACGGCGCAGGAGCTTGAGTGGATCGATAGCCATCGCGATCAAATCCGTATCGCGCCAGAGGAAAACTACCCCCCTTTCAGCTTCTTGGAGTCGCAGGCTTGGCATGGCATCTCGGCGGACATGCTTGCGTTGCTTCAGAAGCGGCTGGGCACCCGTTTTCAGATCCTGCCAGCGCAAAACCTGCAAACCATTCTGGCGGGAGTTCAGCAGGGCCAGTCGGATGTGGTGACATCGCTGAAAGCAACCCCAGAACGCGCACAGTATCTGAATTTCACCCAGCCCTACCTCAGCGTTCCCACCGCGATCATCGTCAAGGCTGGCTTTCCACAAGGGGAATGGCCCGCCAGCTTTGTGAACAAACG is a window encoding:
- a CDS encoding PilZ domain-containing protein, translating into MKAFPAESHRLFSRIPFSAAVTLHLPGKTLEVSLLDLALKGALVQTDVPEDVQLQAPCRLLLPLSNDGETIEMAGTVAHLKGCHIGMRCEHIDLTSLTLLRRLLELNTGDADLMDRELSHLFSSRQA
- a CDS encoding DnaJ domain-containing protein, giving the protein MQHKDHYAALGLPSSASLADIKKAFRQQASVHHPDRNDSPQAPARFRAVQEAYEVLSDPDRRKAYDDNRQRNLLDNPLETARAIWLDYFGRLV